Proteins from a single region of Xyrauchen texanus isolate HMW12.3.18 chromosome 7, RBS_HiC_50CHRs, whole genome shotgun sequence:
- the prok2 gene encoding prokineticin-2: MSSSISFLLCLLLVSHGSTAVITGACEKDLQCGGGMCCAISLWIRSLRMCIPMGQEGEECHPLSHKVPFFGKRLHHTCPCLPNLACIPTSGDKSKCLPPFPFQDHYL; this comes from the exons ATGAGTTCCAGCATCTCTTTCCTTCTCTGCCTGTTGCTGGTGTCGCATGGTTCGACTGCAGTCATTACTGGG gcaTGTGAGAAGGACTTGCAGTGTGGAGGAGGCATGTGTTGTGCCATCAGCCTGTGGATCCGTAGCCTGCGAATGTGTATTCCAATGGGTCAAGAGGGAGAAGAGTGTCATCCATTGAGCCACAAG GTGCCGTTCTTTGGCAAGAGACTCCATCACACATGCCCCTGTCTGCCCAACCTAGCTTGCATCCCCACATCTGGCGACAAATCCAAATGTCTCCCGCCATTTCCGTTCCAGGATCATTACCTCTGA